The Castor canadensis chromosome 8, mCasCan1.hap1v2, whole genome shotgun sequence genome contains a region encoding:
- the Foxred2 gene encoding FAD-dependent oxidoreductase domain-containing protein 2: MGVLATATLWTLPGLLLTLALHLALCSRPHRDYCVLGAGPAGLQMASFLQRAGRDYTVFERAPAPGSFFTRYPRHRKLISINKRYTGKANAEFNLRHDWNSLLSHDPRLLFRHYSTAYFPDAGDMVRYLSDFANRLGLHVRYDTTIVHVTLEKDSQAWNGHYFVLTDQKGQAYQCSVLLVATGLSVPNQVDFPGSEHVEGYESVSVDPKDFVGQNVLILGRGNSAFETAENILGVTNFVHMLSRSRVRLSWATHYVGDVRAINNGLLDTYQLKSLDGLLESDLTDLAIVKDHKGKFHITLKFFLEEANASQSADSITLPQDDNDNFAMRVAYDRVIRCLGWKFDFSIFNYSLRLSSGNEFNKKYPLIRASYESKGSRGLFILGTASHSVDYRKSAGGFIHGFRYTVRAVHRLLEHRHHGVAWPSTEHPITQLTSSIVRRVNEASGLYQMFSVLADVILLKENAMAFEYLEEFPMQMLAQLETLTGRKARHGLFVINMEYGKNFSGPDKDVFFYDRSVGHTEDAWQSNFLHPVLYYYRHLPTEQEVRFRPAHWPLPRPAAIHHIVEDFLTDWTAPVGHILPLRRFLENCLNTDLRSFYAESCFLFTLTRQKLPPFCQQGYLKMQGLVSTERLRHHGVESRLLRDYAAMGQHLDDSSLQPGNRKPVGHHLAPGPLIQSLDRDKEEL, encoded by the exons ATGGGTGTCCTCGCCACGGCCACGCTGTGGACGCTCCCAGGGCTGCTCCTAACCCTTGCCCTGCACCTGGCCCTGTGCTCCCGACCGCACCGAGACTACTGCGTGCTGGGCGCTGGGCCCGCGGGCCTGCAGATGGCCTCCTTCCTGCAGCGGGCAGGCAGGGACTACACGGTGTTCGAGCGCGCGCCCGCTCCGGGCAGCTTCTTCACGCGGTACCCGCGGCACCGCAAGCTCATCAGCATTAACAAGCGGTACACCGGCAAGGCCAACGCCGAGTTCAACCTCCGCCACGACTGGAACTCTCTGCTCAGCCACGACCCCCGGCTGCTCTTCAGACACTACTCGACTGCCTACTTCCCCGACGCCGGCGACATGGTGCGCTACCTGAGCGACTTCGCAAACAGGCTGGGGCTCCACGTTCGGTACGACACAACCATTGTCCATGTCACTCTGGAGAAGGACTCACAGGCCTGGAACGGCCACTACTTCGTTCTGACCGACCAGAAGGGCCAGGCGTACCAGTGCAG CGTCCTTCTGGTAGCCACTGGTTTGTCAGTCCCCAACCAAGTTGACTTCCCCGGCTCTGAACATGTGGAGGGTTATGAGTCTGTGTCTGTGGACCCTAAGGACTTCGTGGGTCAGAATGTGCTGATCCTGGGCCGTGGGAACTCAGCCTTCGAGACGGCAGAGAACATCTTGGGTGTCACAAACTTTGTCCATATGCTGAGCCGCTCCCGGGTGCGGCTCTCCTGGGCCACCCACTATGTTGGAGATGTCAG AGCCATCAACAATGGCCTATTGGATACCTACCAGCTGAAGTCCCTGGACGGGCTTCTCGAGTCGGACCTGACAGATCTGGCCATTGTGAAGGACCACAAGGGCAAGTTCCATATCACTCTGAAGTTCTTCCTGGAGGAAGCCAATGCCAGCCAAAGTGCCGACTCCATCACCCTCCCCCAGGATGACAATGACAACTTTGCCATGCGTGTGGCCTATGACCGAGTCATCCGCTGCCTGGGCTGGAAATTTGACTTCTCCATTTTCAACTA CTCCCTCAGACTCTCCTCTGGAAACGAATTCAACAAGAAGTACCCGCTGATCAGAGCTAGCTATGAGTCCAAAGGAAGCCGGGGTCTCTTCATCCTGGGGACAGCCAGCCACTCAGTGGACTACCGGAAATCCGCTGGAGGCTTCATCCACGGATTCCGATACACAG TGCGTGCTGTCCACCGGCTCCTGGAGCATCGCCACCATGGGGTTGCCTGGCCCTCCACCGAGCACCCCATCACACAGCTGACCAGCTCCATTGTCCGGCGTGTGAACGAGGCTTCTGGGCTGTACCAGATGTTCAGTGTGCTGGCTGATGTCATCCTACTGAAGGA GAACGCCATGGCATTTGAGTACCTGGAGGAGTTCCCCATGCAGATGCTGGCCCAGCTGGAGACCCTCACAGGGAGGAAGGCGCGGCATGGGCTCTTTGTCATCAATATGGAGTATGGCAAAAACTTCTCTGGGCCCGACAAGGACGTCTTCTTTTACGACCGGTCTGTGGGGCACACGGAAGATGCCTGGCAGTCTAACTTCCTGCACCCTGTCCTCTACTACTACAGGCACCTCCCAACCG agcaggaggtgcGGTTCCGCCCTGCACACTGGCCACTACCAAGGCCAGCTGCCATCCACCACATCGTAGAGGACTTCTTGACAGACTGGACTGCCCCTGTGGGGCACATCCTACCTCTGAGGCGCTTCCTGGAGAACTGTCTGAACACCGATTTGCGAAGCTTCTATGCAG AATCCTGTTTCCTGTTCACCCTTACACGCCAGAAGCTGCCCCCCTTTTGCCAGCAGGGATACCTGAAGATGCAGGGGCTTGTGAGTACTGAGCGCCTTCGGCACCACGGTGTGGAGAGCAGGCTCCTAAGGGACTATGCTGCCATGGGCCAGCACCTGGATGACAGCAGCCTGCAGCCTGGCAACCGTAAGCCAGTTGGTCACCATCTGGCTCCAGGGCCTCTTATCCAGTCCCTTGACAGAGACAAGGAGGAGCTCTGA
- the Eif3d gene encoding eukaryotic translation initiation factor 3 subunit D: MAKFMTPVIQDNPSGWGPCAVPEQFRDMPYQPFSKGDRLGKVADWTGATYQDKRYTNKYSSQFGGGSQYAYFHEEDETSFQLVDTARTQKTAYQRNRMRFAQRNLRRDKDRRNMLQFNLQTLPKSAKQKERERIRLQKKFQKQFGVRQKWDQKSQKPRDSSVEVRSDWEVKEEMDFPQLMKMRYLEVSEPQDIECCGALEYYDKAFDRITTRSEKPLRSIKRIFHTVTTTDDPVIRKLAKTQGNVFATDAILATLMSCTRSVYSWDIVVQRVGSKLFFDKRDNSDFDLLTVSETANEPPQDEGNSFNSPRNLAMEATYINHNFSQQCLRMGKERYNFPNPNPFVEDDMDKNEIASVAYRYRRWKLGDDIDLIVRCEHDGVMTGANGEVSFINIKTLNEWDSRHCNGVDWRQKLDSQRGAVIATELKNNSYKLARWTCCALLAGSEYLKLGYVSRYHVKDSSRHVILGTQQFKPNEFASQINLSVENAWGILRCVIDICMKLEEGKYLILKDPNKQVIRVYSLPDGTFSSDEDDEEEEEEEEEEEEEET; encoded by the exons ATGGCGAAGTTCATGACACCAGTTATCCAGGACAACCCTTCAGGCTGGGGTCCCTGTGCAGTTCCTGAGCAGTTCCGGGATATGCCCTACCAGCCATTCAGTAAAGGAGACCGGCTAGGAAAG GTTGCAGACTGGACTGGTGCCACATACCAAGATAAGAGGTATACAA ATAAGTACTCATCTCAGTTTGGTGGTGGAAGTCAGTATGCTTATTTCCATGAGGAGGATGAAACTAGCTTCCAGCTGGTGGATACTGCACGCACACAGAAGACTGCCTACCAGCGAAACCGGATGAGGTTTGCACAG CGGAACCTCCGCAGAGACAAAGATCGGCGGAACATGTTACAGTTCAACCTGCAGACCCTGCCTAAGAGTGCCAAACAGAAAGAGAG AGAACGCATTCGACTGCAGAAGAAATTCCAGAAGCAATTTGGAGTGAGGCAGAAATGGGACCAAAAATCACAG AAACCCCGAGACTCCTCGGTTGAAGTTCGTAGTGACTGGGAGGTGAAAGAGGAAATGGATTTTCCTCAGTTAATGAAGATGCGCTACTTGGAGGTATCAGAGCCCCAGGATAT CGAGTGTTGTGGGGCCCTGGAGTACTATGACAAAGCTTTTGACCGCATCACCACGAGGAGCGAGAAGCCGCTGCGGAGCATCAAGCGCATCTTCCACACTGTCACCACCACAGATGACCCTGTTATCCGGAAG CTGGCGAAAACTCAGGGTAATGTGTTTGCCACTGATGCCATCCTGGCTACCCTAATGAGCTGCACCCGCTCCGTGTATTCCTGGGACATTGTCGTCCAGAGAGTTGGGTCCAAGCTCTTCTTTGACAAGAGGGACAACTCTGACTTTG ACCTCCTGACAGTAAGTGAGACCGCCAATGAGCCCCCTCAAGACGAAGGAAATTCCTTCAACTCGCCCCGCAACCTGGCCATGGAAGCCACCTACATCAATCACAACTTCTCCCAGCAGTGCTTGAGAATG GGGAAAGAAAGATACAACTTCCCCAACCCAAACCCATTTGTGGAGGACGACATGGATAAGAATGAAATTGCCTCTGTTGCTTACCG TTACCGCAGGTGGAAGCTAGGAGACGACATTGACCTTATTGTCAGATGTGAGCATGACGGCGTCATGACTGGAGCCAATGGGGAAGTGTCCTTTATCAACATCAAGACACTCAATGAGTGGGATTCTCGG CACTGCAATGGTGTGGACTGGCGGCAGAAGCTGGACTCTCAGCGTGGGGCCGTCATTGCCACTGAGCTGAAAAACAACAGCTACAAGTTGGCCCGGTGGACCTGCTGTGCTTTGCTGGCGGGATCCGAGTACCTCAAGCTTGG ttATGTGTCTCGGTACCACGTGAAGGACTCCTCCCGCCACGTCATTCTGGGCACTCAGCAGTTCAAGCCCAATGAGTTTGCCAGTCAGATCAACTTGAGTGTGGAGAATGCCTGGGGCATCCTGCGCTGCGTCATCGACATCTGCATGAAGCTGGAGGAGGGCAAGTACCTCATTCTGAAGGACCCAAACAAGCAGGTCATCAGGGTCTACAGCCTGCCCGATGGCACCTTCAGCTCAGATGAGGacgacgaggaggaggaggaggaggaagaggaggaagaag AGGAAGAAACTTAA